CGTCGGACACCGCGGGTGGGCGCCTCTATGGCGATATCATGTTGGGCGGCAGTAACCTCACCATCGGTATCGACTACCAAAACAACGAGCGCGATGCGGACCGCTTCTCCGGCATGCCGATGATGGCGGAGCCGACCACTTTGCAATCGATAATGTGGCCAGGCGCAGAACTTGAACAGACAGGGTTGTTTGCAGAACTGGCCATGCCGGTGGGGGAAGAGAATCTGCTGAAGCTCGGTTTACGCTATGACCGGGTCGATGCCTCGATCTCACGGGGGGATGAAAAGCCCGATCTGGGCCCGAGTCCGACACCCAATGACCTCTATGCTGCCTACTATGCCGAGACATCGGACGAGCAGGCGGAAGACAATGTGGGTGGATTTATCCACTATGAACACATGCTGGGTGACGGTTCGCTTTTCGCCGGTTTCAGCCGCAGTGTCAGAACTGCGGATGCGACAGAACGCTATCTTGCCAGTTTCTCACGCAACATGATGACCGGTATGGATTTCAGCTGGGTCGGTAATCCCGAGCTGGAAGCGGAAAAACATCATCAGCTTGAAGTAGGCTACAAGTGGCAGAACGCAGGACTCGATACCGATATCACGCTCTATTACAACGATGTCTCTGACTATATCCTGAGGGACAAGGCCAGAGGTCAGGACGGCATCCTGGTTGCGAATGGCACCGCAAATATCTATCGCAATGTGGATGCTGAGTTCTACGGTGTCGAATGGCAAGCAGGGTATCGTCTCTCCAATAGTCTGAAAACCAGTGCGAGCCTGGCCTATGTCAGAGCGGATAACAGCACTGACGACAGACCCATTGCTCAAATAGCACCCCTCGAGGCGACCGTCAGTCTGGACTACGCCAGTGGCGATTGGGAGCTGGGGGGTAGTGTGCGGGCAAATGCGAAACAGACACGCGCCGATCTCGAGAACGGCAGTGGACAGGACGTACAGGAGACCCCGGGCTGGGGTGTGATCGACCTGCATGGCAGATATGCGTTGTCGAACAACAGCTCAATCCGCTTTGGTGTCGACAACCTGTTGGACAAGCGTTTCGCCTATCACGTCAACAGGGCCAATGTGGATCCCTTCAATCCGGAAGCCATCCAGGTCAACGAGCCTGGCCGCGAAGTTTGGCTGAGAGGTTCGGTGAAGTTCTGATCGTGTGGTGTGCGACCGGGGAGTGCTGACCACATGTCGGTTCCAGACATATTGCCCCGCAGGCCTGCAATCAGGCCCCAACGGCAGGGACCTGCTGTTGGGGCCTGGATCTCGCCAGGTCAACCTTGTTGCCGGGTTAGTGGTTGATCGGATTTCATTCGTGCCGCGATTATCGGCTATCCTGGGATATTTGCGGTTTTATTGCTTCACTGTTTTACAGTAGTCTGTGTGGCTCGACAGCTTATATCTTAAGAACAGGCCCTAGGACAACCGATGATACCGTTTCCCGTAATTGGCGTTGCCAGACCCAATTTTCTGATTCTGACACCCATCTGTGTCTCACTTGGTTTGGCTAGCGTCCTGTTGAGTGAACACGGTGTGACATGGGGCTTGTTTGCTGTCGTGCTGCTGGGTGCCTTAATGGCACATATCAGTGTCAATGCGCTCAATGAATATACGGATTTTCAGTCGGGACTCGACTTCAAGACGGATCGCACACCATTCAGTGGCGGCAGTGGGACCTTGGTGATTCAGCCCCGCCTGGCGCCCTATGCGCTGGGTATCGGCTTGGTATCTCTTTTTGTAACCCTGATCTGTGGCATATACCTTCTGCAGCATGTAGGTTGGGGGCTGGTCCCGATAGGTGTTCTCGGCATGCTGATCATCGTTACCTATACCAGTTGGATCAATCGCAACAGAGTGCTGGTACTGGTTGCGCCAGGTTTGGGATTCGGGCCTTTGATGGTGATCGGTACTTACTATGCTTTGACGGCTGAATACAGTTCCACCGCATTGTTGCTGTCTATGATTCCATTCTTTCTGGTCAACAATCTACTGCTTCTCAACCAGCTACCCGATGTGGATGCTGACCGCAGTGTGGGTCGCGACAACTTTGCCATCGCCTGGAGTACGGAAAAGAGTGCATGGTTGTTCCTGATATTCTGTATCCTGGCCTACCTGATGATTATTATGGGAGTGGTGCTGGGCCGCCTGCCTTTTACGGCGCTCATTGGTTTGGTCACAGCCGGATTCGCCTATCAAGTCTTTAAAGGCATAAGAGCGTATAGGGGTGAGATCAAACAATTGATACCTTATTTGGGTAAAAACGTCGTACTCACCCTGGTCACTCCGCTTTTGATTTTTCTCGGCATACTGGCCGATATAATAATTATTTGAATTACGTATCTTGGAGTATGTAATCAATATCTCTGGTCAAAAAATCTTATATAAACCTGCCTGGTGGGAAACGACAATTGCAGCTCTCCGACAATCACAATTCGCTTTTATGGGCTCTCCTGGGGTTGCTATTTGCAGCTATCTGTCTAGTCGCGCTCTACAAGACATGGCCGATACTATTTCCCGATACGGTACTGAAGACGGCTGTCGATCCGGCTTGCGATCTGCGCGCCGGAGCCTGTATGACCCAACTGAATGAGGGTGGCAGCATCACCTTCTCCATTGAACCGAGAGAAATCCCGGTTGTGAAACCCCTGCAGCTGCAGGTCAACCTTGCAGGCATCCGTGCAAAGAGTATCGAAGTGGATTTCAGTGGTGTGGATATGAATATGGGCTTCAATCGATCCAAGTTGAGCCGTGTTGCCGATGGCGTTTTCAGCGGACAGGCAATGTTACCTGTGTGTGTCTGGGACGCCATGGAGTGGGAAGCCCAAGTCTTGATCGACACTCAAAAGGGATTGATTTCGGTACCGTATCGCTTCATTACAGTCCGCCCGGGGGTTCCCCTGCCGGATTCCTAGTGCCAGTTGACCGGGCGGCTCATTCCTTATCGTTAATCCCCGGGGCAACCATTGCCTGATTAGGGGTGTAATATAAAATATCATTGATAAACAGTTATTTACATGAATGTATAAACAACTTTATCTGTCATTTATTCTCCTCCTGTGGTAAATACTTGCCCTGTTTGTGGAAATCTTTATCCACACTCGGGCAGAAATAGATAAAAAAGTAAAAACCTGAAACCGTGGATTCAGAGGGAAATCCACGTACAAGGTGTTGATTAGTAAAGCATAAAAAAATCATAGCCAAACACTTTGGCTGAGTGAGATTTTCTAGTGCTCAACTGATCAGACGCTTGTGCGCGCTCCCGACTGGATTATGGATTCAGGATAAGTACAACAATCACGGAGGTATTCCCATATGGCCTATAAGAATCGCTTGCA
This sequence is a window from Candidatus Thiodiazotropha sp. LNASS1. Protein-coding genes within it:
- a CDS encoding TonB-dependent copper receptor, with product MRLRALSLAIGSLLATSCLHAEEQVEKLGEIYVEGKAETTPAVTRTPVDDSSQGLPADGGDFLRDINGVSGIRMGGHGIDPVIRGQSQNRLNIILDGAYIHGGCPNRMDPPTAYSALESYDSVTVIKGSQTVIYGGGGSGGTVLFERQPPRFKDGKSYVGEVDAGYKGNSKTKEFSADIAAGSETGYIRGVLGYKDADNYEDGDGNEVRSAYENRSGNLILGYMPDQDKRLELNFEATREDDTLFAGAGMDSPKSDADNIRFKYQQSDGLGPFAGIKAEIYSSQVDHLMDNFSLRELSAPMLMEVPATSDTAGGRLYGDIMLGGSNLTIGIDYQNNERDADRFSGMPMMAEPTTLQSIMWPGAELEQTGLFAELAMPVGEENLLKLGLRYDRVDASISRGDEKPDLGPSPTPNDLYAAYYAETSDEQAEDNVGGFIHYEHMLGDGSLFAGFSRSVRTADATERYLASFSRNMMTGMDFSWVGNPELEAEKHHQLEVGYKWQNAGLDTDITLYYNDVSDYILRDKARGQDGILVANGTANIYRNVDAEFYGVEWQAGYRLSNSLKTSASLAYVRADNSTDDRPIAQIAPLEATVSLDYASGDWELGGSVRANAKQTRADLENGSGQDVQETPGWGVIDLHGRYALSNNSSIRFGVDNLLDKRFAYHVNRANVDPFNPEAIQVNEPGREVWLRGSVKF
- a CDS encoding prenyltransferase; translation: MIPFPVIGVARPNFLILTPICVSLGLASVLLSEHGVTWGLFAVVLLGALMAHISVNALNEYTDFQSGLDFKTDRTPFSGGSGTLVIQPRLAPYALGIGLVSLFVTLICGIYLLQHVGWGLVPIGVLGMLIIVTYTSWINRNRVLVLVAPGLGFGPLMVIGTYYALTAEYSSTALLLSMIPFFLVNNLLLLNQLPDVDADRSVGRDNFAIAWSTEKSAWLFLIFCILAYLMIIMGVVLGRLPFTALIGLVTAGFAYQVFKGIRAYRGEIKQLIPYLGKNVVLTLVTPLLIFLGILADIIII